DNA from Ignavibacteria bacterium:
CCTTTCCAGTGACAATAATTTTTTAAATCGGTTTGTATCGATTTAAATATTGCTGCGAACGCAACAGCGTCATCGGTATAACCGAATATCGGAAGTATATCGGGAATGATATCAAGCGGATTAATAAAATAAAGCAATGCAGCCGTAATTAACCCAACCGTTCTCCACGGCACCTGCGTATATCTTTTTGCTTTAAAATCTTTCATCATCTGCATCCCGAGCTTTACCTGGTCAAACAATTTAAATAATTTTTCTCTCTTAACTTTATCTTCTTTTGCATCAATTACTTTTTCGCTCGATAAAACTTTATCAACCTCCGCCGGAGTAATGTGCTCTGCTTTTTCTTCTATGCCTGAAATTATTTTTGTGTCTTTGTCTTCCATAATTTTATCCGCAAACTTGTTTAAATACTCTTAAAAAATTTAATCCTAAAATTTTCTTCACGTCTTCCTCTGTATATCCCTTTTCAAGAAGCTTTTTTGTAAGCAAAGGATAACAGCTTGCATCATAAAGCTCAACAGGCGGAGTTATTCCGCCGTCAAAATCCGAACCGATTCCGATATAATCTATTCCTACAAGATTTTTTATATAGTCTATGTGCTCGATAACCTTATCAATGGTTGTGCCGCTTTCAAGATTTTTTTCTTTCAAAAACTTTTCACGTTCTTCATTATACTTTATTAAGTCATCACCATATTTCTCATTAAGTTCATCAAGTTCAGCGCTGTATAAGTTATATGCATTAGAAGTCCGGTTTCTTTTGGCATGCTTATCAAGAAACTCATCGTAAAAATTCACGTTTATCACTCCTCCTCTTTGCGCAATAGCTCTTATTTGTTCATCGGTAAGATTTCTGAAATGTGGATTTATTGAATATGAATTCGAATGTGATGCAATCACCGGATTTTTGCTGATTTCAATAACATCCCAAAAACTTGCTTCTCCAAGGTGTGAAACATCAATCAGCATTCCAACGTCATCCATGCGCTTAATAACTTCAGTGCCGAAGTTCGTTAGACCTCCGTTTTTACCGCGCTCTCTTTCGTCACGCGCAGAAGATGCAATTAGGTTTGAGTTATTCCATGTCAATCCGATGTATCGAACACCCAAATCCCAGTACATATTTACATTATCAACTGAACTTCCGACAGCCGTGCCTCCTTCGATTCCTAATAATGCGCAAAGCTTGCCTGTATTAACAATACGAAGTATGTCATCATAAGTTTTTCCAATCTCGATTTTATCAGGATTGTTTCTTTCAATGTTATATAACCTTTCAATTTGCCCCTTTGTAAAACCAACCGAACGTTTCACTTCCTTCATAGGAATCCAGACTGCAAAAATCTGAACGTCAACACCGCCTTCCTTAAATCTGAAATAATCTGACTGAGTAAATGAATTTCTGTTTTCAAAAACCGCTCCCTTGTCATATACCTGCCATAAAAAATCATTATGTGAATCAATAAGTATGTTATCGAAATGAAGTTTTAAGTAATCTTCTTCTGAATAAGGGTTGTTTTGAACGGGCATTTCGGGTTTTATGTTTGTGCTTATGATATTTTCTTTTACAGAATTGTTTTTAAAGAGATTGCTCAATAAAAATGCAGCAAGAACCATTGTGAGGAAAATAGCTCCGTATATATAATATTTAATATTCAATTTAATATTCATAGTCTTCATCGAGAAGCTGTGAATTATCCGTGTTAATAAGCACCTTTGCTATTTCATAAAACTTCGGTAAAACAAAAAACTTTATCGGCTGTTTCAATGCCATTCTTCCGAGCTCGCTGTTCACGCCTTCCATTGTAAGAAAATACGGACTCGCTCCTGTAATTTTAAAATCAATGCTTTCACTTTCAAGCTTTGCCTTTATAATCATTGCCTCATTATAATTATATGTTTCATAAACAAGAACCAGTTCTTCCATATTAAACGGCATTAAACATTAATTATCCTTCTGCATTCATTAGCAATTTTTTCAGCTTCGCTTAAGCTATCATGCAGCACGGTTATGTGCCCCATCTTTCTTCCGGGAAGAGATTTTTTTTTTCTGTAGTTGTGAACATATGTTTTTTCATGTTTTAAAATTCCGCTCAGGTCTTCCATATCCGGCTCGCCTTCTTTTTCACCGAGAATGTTTATCATAACTGCCGAGCCTGCTGTCATATCCGTATTGCCAAGAGGCAAATCGAGTATTGCTCTTATGTGATTTTCAAACTGCGAAGTATAACATCCCTCGATTGTATAATGCCCCGAGTTATGCACTCTTGGCGCAAGCTCATTTACAAGAATTTCATTATCCGTGGTTAAAAACATTTCTATTCCAATAACCCCTGTATAATTTAACTGCTCCAGAATCTTCTCTGTTATTTCATTTACTTCATTAACAATTTTTTCATCAAACAAATTCTTTGAAGCCCGCACTATGTGGCAAATATGGTTTTTTTGAATGGTTTCAACTACGGGAAATATTTCAATTTCGCCTTTATGATTACGAGCTGCCTGAACTGCAATTTCTTTATCGAAATTAATAAATTTCTCACACATTAATTCACCGCGGGCTTTAAGAGTGGTAATTCCCTTTTCAATATCACTTTCAGAATCAATCTTATAATTTCCCTTACCGTCATAACCCATCGTGCGCGATTTCAAAATAACAGGATAGCTGTGCTCTTTTGCAAATTTTACAATATCCTCTTTATTTTCAACATTAACAAAATCTGCAACCGGGATTCCCGCTTTGAGCAATGTATCTTTTTGGAAAAGTTTATCCTGGATTAATTTAATTATTTTTGAACATGGATAAACTTTTTTATTCAGCTTTTCGAGAGCTTCGATTTTTTTGTAGTCTATGAATTCATTTTCGAGCGTAATAACATCGCAGTCTTTTGAAAACTCGATAAGGTCGGCCTCATTGTTAAAATCACCTTTCTGAAAATAGCGCGTAACTATCCCTGCAGGAGAATCCTCCTCATTGGCAAGAATCTTAAAATCAAATCCGAACTTATATGAGGACTCAATTAACATTCTTGCAAGTTGTCCGCCGCCAAGTATTCCTATTTTCATTAGTACGGTCTTAATAACGAATCATAAAGACTTCTGTCTCTCAGAACTTTTATTGCTTCCTGCAGAACTAAATCTGACGGAAACGTTACTTCAATCTGTTCCGATTCTGTTATTCTTCTTTTGTTTATTTCAATCTCAATGCTTCTTTTGATTTCATCTTTTGCGGCATTAAGTTCGCCGGTTTCTTCTGCTTGAACTTCGTTTTCGAGATTTTGTAACAATTCATTATATCTTGATGAAAAACTTTTTTGAGTTCCGATATTTTTTAAATCGGTAATTTTTCTGTCAGCAACTGAATTGTAAATATAACCTGATGTGCTGAGGAAATTTAAAAATTCATTATAAACATTGTCATCGACTCTGAAAGATTTATCAACTTGATTGCTGAGTAAATAATAATTTGCAAATTTGAAAAACATATCGTTGTTTATCAACGATTGATGAATGTCGCTTTCAGCCGCAAGGTCAAGCTTCACATCAGGCATAATTCCCCCAAGCGCTAAAACTTTTCTGCCGTCAAGTGTTTTAAATTCCATCTGGGTGAATGCATCTTTGTTCAGGAATACACCGCTTTTGTTTTCTTTAAAATAATTTTTTTCCTGAATCCATCTTCCCGATGGTGTAAAATATCTTGAAAGCGTAATGCGCAATTGGGAATCTGCATCAAGGTCTTTAAACTGCTGAACAAGTCCCTTGCCGAACGAATTACCTCCGATAATAACAGCTCTATCCAAATCCTGCAAAGCTCCTGCTACGATTTCAGATGCAGAAGCAGTATTGCTGTCAATCAGAACCGCAAGAGGAGTATTTTTGTTAAGCAAAGGTTCTTCGGTTGAAAAATATTTTTTCTCGGAATCAGCTTTTCTTCCTTTTGTTATTACAAGCAGGCTGTTTTTTTCAACGAGTTTGTTCAAAATACCGATAGCAGCATCGAGCAATCCGCCGCCGTTGCCGCGCAAGTCGATAACCAAACCATTTAGCTGACCGTTTGCCTGAAGCATTTTTAAGGAATTAGTAAATTCCTGCTCAGAGTTGTTCGTGAATCTGTCAAGCTTTATATACCCGATACCATCGGCTTTTTCGCCAAGATATCCGGAATAAGAAACATTCTTCAAAATAATTTCTTCACGTGTCATGTCTATATCAAGTTCGTTTCCTTCCCTGTCAATTTTTAATTTGATGACAGAGCCAACCGGACCCCTTACGAATTTTCTTATATCATCAATTTTCAATCCTGAAATTTCTTTGCCGTCAATCTGAAGAATTTTATCACCGCGTCTTAATCCTTTTCTCTGCGCTTCATAACCGTTCATAACTTCAGTGATTGTTACAACGCTGTCGCGCAAACCAACTGTAACACCAATGCCGCCATATTTTCCGAGTGTAATCAAATCAATCTGGTCCCTGCTTCTCTCATCAAGATAGCTTGTGTAAGGATCGAGTGTAGAAAGCATTCCTTCTATCCCTGCGGCAACAAATCTGTCCGGGTCGATTTCATCTACGTAGTTCAAAGTTATCTCACGGTAAACTTTTCCAAGTATGTCAAGATTCTTGTTTATCTTATCGTAAATATCATCTTCGCCTTTAAAAGTCGAACCCGTTACAAATACAAATAAAACTGCAGACAAATAAACAATCAGCCTGCCCTTAAAAAATTTATTTTTATTAAACATATATTTATGAACTAATTTATATTTTTTTGTGTGAACTTATTTTTTTAAAATCTTCCAGTATTTTATTATGAATGAGTGCTTTTGATTCGGCTGCATCAAGCACCAAAAATCTTTTTTTATTTTCCGAAGCAATCTTCAGATATCCTTTGATAACCTTTTTATAATAATCTGCTTTTCGTTTTTCAATCCTGTCTCTTTCATTTTGCTTTGATTTTCTCTTAGCCATATCACCCAATGTAATATTCATAAGATAAGTTCTGTCCGGAACGAGACCATCGGAAGCTATTTTATTAACTATCTCAACCGTTTTTAGTTCAATTTTTCCGCCAAAACCCTGATATGCCGTCGAGGAATCATAATACCTGTCACAAACCACTATATAACCTTTTTTCAGATGAGGCAGAATAATTTCACTTGTTAGCTGCTGTCTCGATGCAGAAAAGAGCAAAAATTCGCTTAAATAAGTCATATTATCAAGCCGTTTATCAAGCAAAATCTTGCGAATTTTCTCTGAAACAATGGTTCCTCCCGGCTCGCGGAGCAAAATTGCCTTTTTATTATACCTCTTTAAATGATTATAAAAAAGCAATGCCTGAGTTGATTTCCCGCTGAAATCAATGCCTTCAAATGTAATAAACATAGGTAAATGTAATAATTAGGAAGCCACTTTTATAGGTACTTCTAAGATTGCAAAAATATACCTTATTTAGAAGTCAAAATCTTCTTCAAAAGTATAATTTCGGGCTTATTTTCTAAATATATATTTAATTTTAAATTTTAAATATTATCGTAAACAAATACTCGCACCATTAAAAGTCTCGTTCTAATCAGCTTATTTTTTATTCAGTTGCTTACCTGCTTCATTGTCACCAATCTGCGGTATTCAAATCAGGATTTACGTCTCGATGAGTTCAGTTTTTTAAAAACCGGCAACATCATTTGTTTTATTTTATTTCTTTTAATTTTTGTTCTGATGTTCTTGAATTTTCTTTCTTCATCCAAACTAACATTAACTTCCCTTATAATAATCTTCATCGCGTCGATTGCAGGATTGCTTACTTTAATTCTATTTAATTTAATCGCTGTAAAAGACGAAAGAATTGTTTACGGTTCGGTATTTTTATTCATAATGATGTTTATACTTTGCGGGTTATATCAGTTATACCGTTCAAAGTCAGGGAAGCTTGAAATTTTCAAAACTGCTTCAAATGCAATGTTTGTTATATTAATAGGAATACTTGCAATATTTCTGAATATATTTTTCTTTCATGATGATTACGGAACGGTTTCCGCCGATAATGGAAAAAATGATGCCGGTGTAATCTTCGGCGCAGCGGTTTGGGGCGGAAACAGACCTTCCCCTGTTCTGCGCGAGCGCATAAATAAAGGATTTGAATTATATCAAAATAAAATCGTTCCTCGTCTGGTATTGACCGGAGGCGGCTCGCCTAATGAAATGACCGAAGCCGACGTTGCAAGAAATGAGCTTCTGAAATATGGCGTAAAAGATGAAAATCTGATTATTGAAAATACATCTAACTCAACACGCGAACAGATTTTTTTTCTTCGGGATAAGTTATATAGAAGATTAAAGTGGAATAAAGTTGTTTTGATATCGGATAACTATCACTTATACAGGATAAAAGAGATTTGCAGTTTTAATGACATTAACTCCAGCGCAGTCGCAACTGAAATGCCCCTATCTCTCGAAGGCAAAGTTTGGTATTGTATAAAAGAAAGCTTTGCTGTTTTAATGTTCTGGTTTTATGGAATTGGGTAACAACCCTAAACTTTTAAATATCTATCTTAGTGTCATTCTGAGCGAAGCGAAGAATCCAACAGCTTTGTGTCATCCTGCTTCAAAGGAGTCCCTTTGGGAAACGAAGTGAAGGATCCCATTCAAGTACTTATCTTAATTGAATTCTGAATCCTTTTTAAAAAATCTACATTGGTGTCATTCTGAGCGAAGCGAAGAATCTCGTTTTTAGAATATGCTTACAAAACAATATTATGTTTATATTATTACCAATAAACTTAATAAAGTCTTATATACCGGCGTTACAAATAATTTATGCTCAAGAGTTAGCCAGCATAAATCGGGTATAATTGACGGTTTTTCAAAGAGATATAAATTAAATAAACTAATTTATTTTGAAAACACAGATGATATAAAATCAGCGATAGAAAGAGAAAAACAAATTAAAGGCTGGTTAAGAGAAAAGAAAATTAAATTAATTGAAAATTTTAATCCGCAATGGAATGATTTATATGAAGAATATTGTCAATAAAAAAGAGATTCTTCGCTCCGCTCAGAATGACACTACTATTCATTTATAAATTATTAACTTTTTGATATTTATAAGTTTATTTCTAATGAATTTTTAAATAAGTATTTTAACATTACACACATTATTAGACTCAGATGAAGGATAAACAAGGTTTCAGCTTGACCAACAGAAGAAGCTTGCGGGTAAAAGTATTGCAGATACTATATGCCTACGAAATGTCAAAAGACCCGGTTGATAAAATCAAGAAAGACATTTTTGTAAACGAACTGAGCGAGGAAAACAAAGAATTTGTTGATAATCTCATTTCTCACGTTTTGAAAAATGAAAAAGAGCTCGATGAAATAATAACGAGCAAATGCCAGAACTGGGAACTCGAAAGAATTTCCGTTATTGACAGGATTGTTTTACGAATGGGCATAACCGAGCTGATGTATTTTCCCGATATCCCCCCGAAAGTTTCAATCAACGAAGCAATAGACATTGCAAAAGAATTCTGCACCCGCAATAGCGGAAAGTTTGTAAACGGGATTCTCGATGCGGTTCTCGATGAGCTTAAGGAAAGCAATAAGCTGAACAAAACGGGCCGAGGATTGATTGACTTCAAGAAAAAATGAAAAATAAAAAAGATGTTTTTGTCTGGTCATTATTCGATTTCGCCAATTCGACTTATGCGACTATAATTGTTGCATTTGTCTTTGCCGTTTTTTTTAAATCCGTAATTGCAAATGACGAACCAATCGGCGATTTATACTGGGCGCTTGGAATAAACATCTCAATGATAATCTCCGCTGTTCTCAATCCTGTTTGCGGAGCAATCTCAGATTTATCTTCAAACAAGAAAAAGTTTTTGTTTGTTTTTACATTGATGTCGGTTATTGCAACCTGCATGATGTATTTCACCGGACCTGGAACGATTTTGTTTGCAATAATCTTATTTATCGTTTCAAACATTGGTTTTCAGACTGGAATGACCTTTTATGATGCGTTCATTCCTGAAATAACTACACCTGAATATTATAATAAACTCTCGGGAATCGGATATGCGGTTGGCTATCTCGGTTCGCTTATTTCTGTATTTCTTGTGTTCCCTTTGAAGGATAATCCGAATTTATTGTTTGCTGTAACTGGAATGTTATTTTTATTATTCTCGCTCCCTTTGTTTTTATTTTTAAAAGAGAAAAAGAATGTTTTACCTCCGGCTGATGTTAGTTATATTAAATACGGGTTCACGAAAGTAAAAAATTCTTTACTTCACATAGGAAATCTTCCGAACCTGAAAAATTTTTTGATTTCGTTTTTCTTTTATATTGATTCGGTTAATACAATAATATTTTTTGCGGGAATATTTGCCAGCACTACGCTTGGCTTTACGATTACACAGCTTGCAATATTTTTCATTCTCGTTCAGATTACGGCTCTTATAGGGTCGCTTGTGTTTGCAAAGCTTGGAGATAAAATCGGAGAGCTGAAATCTCTGAACATTAACATAATTTTCTGGCTTATTATAATTCTTGCAATATTCATTTTTGTAAATAAAGATTCATATGTTGATTTATTCGGACAGCAGGTTCATTTGTTTTACATAATCGGCAGCTTCGCGGGGTTTTTTCTTGGCTCTACCCAAAGCTTATCCCGCGCTGTAATGAGCCGGTTAACGCCCTATGAAAGCAAAGCCGAATATTTCGGGTTTTATGCACTGCTTGATAAAACATCTACGTTATTGGGACCATTACTCTTCGGGCTTGTGTCGGCAATCTCAGGAGACCAAAAGCTTGCGGTGCTTTCGTTGATAGTTTTGTTTGTAATAGGAATTGTTTTTTTGAATAGAGTTAAATTGCAAACTAATTAAATTTTAGAAATATGACGGGGATTCCCGCATTCGCGGGAATGACTTCATTTTGGTATGCTCAATAATTATTTAATAGAAAATATTCACATTGAATCCGAAAAGGTAAAGAATCTTGTCGTTAACGACTTCACCGAATTATATAAAACTCCTTTTACAAAGTTTACAAAAGATTTTATCCGGTATAAGATTGAACATGACGGGTTTTCATTTAACGACCTAAATTCGCTCATTGAAGATGCGGTTAAGTTAAGGTTTAACTATACAATCCGTCCTGTGTGGACTCTGAAAAAGTTTTTATTCGGCAAGCTGGATTCAATTCCTGCAAATCAATTAAAAGAAAAACTAAAATTATTAAAATTTTATAATTATTATACCGATACAATTTCACAATATATAGACGACAGCGGTGACGTTATCATAACTTCATATCAAATTGAAGAAGTTCTTCATCATACAAACATTATCGTTTATGAAAAGCTGAAAGAAGACATTTCAACCGAACGCATAAGGAATTTTTTACTTCAGTTATTCAAGCTGAAATATATTTCCGAAAATGAAGTAAATCTGCACTCTGAAATTGATTTTAACATTATAAAAACTTTTATCGGTGACAAAGAATTTTATGAGTTGTTTCAAAAGTTAACTGAATACGAACAGCATTTCACCGGAAACGAAATAAGCTTAAAAGACATTATAAAAATCTTCACAGATAAATTTAATTACATTGAATCGCCTGTAACACTAAAAGAAGAAGAGAAAAAAGAAGATGAGGTGGTTACTCCTATTGCCGAAGAAAGTGAAATTATCGTAAATTTTGAAAGCGACATAAAGCATTTTGATGAAAATATCGATGCTGCTGCCTATGCAAAACACGAAATACCGGCAATTGAATTACAGGAAGACCTGATAAACATCGAACTGCCGACCGAAGTCATAAATGAATCAAGTTTAGCTGAAGAAAGAAAAAAAGTTAAGCGGTTATTCAAAAAAGATGAGCTTGAAGCGATAAACAAAAAAGTTTTTAAATTTAACAGACAGGAAATGTCCGATACTTTTGAAGAGCTTGAAAAATTACCATCTTGGGATGATGCTGTAGAGCATCTCAAAAATCTATTCGTAAAAAATAAAGTTGATATGTATGATGTCAAAGTGATTTTATTTGTAGATTTAATTGAAGGATATTTTAAAAATAAGGAAGAAAAAATTTAATGTTTTTAGATTACGTAAAAATACACATAAAATCAGGCGACGGAGGCAATGGATGTGTGAGCTTCCGGCGCGAAAAATTTGTACCCAAAGGCGGACCAAATGGAGGAGACGGAGGGAAAGGCGGTGATATTATTTTCAAAGCGGATTCAAATTTATCCACCCTAATCGATTTAAGATACAGCAGGCATTATAAAGCTCCTCGCGGTACTCATGGACAGGGCGGAGATAAAACAGGCAAAGACGGCAAGGATGAAATCATTAAAGTCCCTCCCGGGAGTATCATAAAAAATTTTGAAACGGGAAAAATTCTCGGTGAAGTTTTGAATGACGGAGATGAAATCGTAATTTTAAAAGGCGGACAAGGCGGCCTCGGCAATACGCATTTTAAAACTTCGACAAACCGGGCTCCTCGAATGGCACAGCCGGGACAAAAAGGTGAAGAGCTTGATATCGTTGTCGAGCTTAAGCTTATTGCAGATGTCGGGCTTGTGGGTTTTCCCAATGCAGGAAAGTCAACTTTGATTTCAAAAATTTCCGCAGCAAAACCAAAGATTGCTGATTACCCTTTCACAACTTTGATTCCTAATCTCGGCATTGTTAAATATAAAGAATACGAAACATTTGTTGTTGCCGACATTCCCGGTATTATAGAGGGGGCTTCAGAAGGCAAAGGACTCGGTTTGCAGTTCTTGCGTCATATTGAACGGACTTCGATTTTAGTTTTTCTTTTGGATTCAACAAAAGTTGATAATGAAGACAGCGACCTGCTTGAAGATTATAAAACTTTGACCGATGAACTGAAAAACTATGGGGCTGACTTGATGGATAAGCCGAGAATTATCTGCTTCACAAAAGCGGATGCAATTTCGGAAGAAACAAAAAAACGAATTGCGAAACTGAAAATTAAAGAAACTAAATTACTGATTTCATCTGTAACCGGTGAAAATCTCGATAAGCTAAAAAACACAATCTGGAAAAAATTAAAAGAATTAAAAAAAGATGAATAAGAGAACCTTTAAGAAGACTGAAAAGAAAAAAACAAATAAAAAACCCTTAGTGGTTATTTCAAACGATGACGGAATTGAATCCGACGGCATTCAAGCATTATGGAAAGCGTTGAGAAAATTTGCAGAAGTTTATGTCGTTGCACCTCACACACAGCAAAGCGCTGTGGGACATTCGATAACCATTGCAAATCCCATTCGCGTAAGAAAAAATTTAATCGATAAAAATTATTATGGTTACGCTGTAGAAGGAACGCCTGCCGATTCTGTTAAATTCGCAGTCCGCAATTTACTTAAAGGAAGAAAAATCGATTTGCTTGTCTCGGGAATTAATCACGGTTCAAATACTGCGATAAATATTATATATTCAGGAACAGTATCTGCAGCAACTGAAGGAACAATTCTCGGAATTCCATCGATTGCAATTTCTCTCGCGAGCTTCACTTATAATAAGTTTGATTTAGCGGCATCATTTGCTGCAATGCTTGGCAAACATGTCTTGAAAACAGGATTGCCAAAAGGAACATTGCTTAATGTTAATATTCCTCCCGTTCCTAAATCAAAAGTCAGAGGAATTTTATTTACTAGACAGGGGCAATCTGTCTGGGATGACTGGTATGATATGCGTTTTGATCCGAACAAGCGGGAATATTACTGGCTCACAGGAAGAATGTCCTCACGAGATAAAGACATTGAGCTTGACCAGAAAGCAGTCGAGAAAAATTATATTTCAATAACACCAATCCACTACAATCTTACTGACCATAAAACACTTGAAGAAATTAAGAGTTGGAATTTGAAGTTTTAAGAATGCGGAGATGCATAAATGTAGAGACGCAAAATTTTGCGTCTCTACAATAAACTATTTTATAACTGACCCTTTACCCAGTTTGTGGTTACAGACTTCGGTCTGATAAGCGGAGCATTCATTGCCCGAGCCATAATCAACTGCGCGCATAATCCTAATGCTCTTGAAACGCTGAACAATACCGTATAATAAGTATATTCTTTTAAGCCGTAATGATGTAACAAAGAACCGCTTGCCGCATCAACGTTCGGCCATGGGTCTTTTGCTTTTCCCTGCTCGATTAAAATTTTCGGAACTATGTCGAACAACTGCTCGACGATTTTGAAAATTTCATCATCAGGCATACATTTTTTACCGAAATCAAGAAACGCTGTAAATCTCGGGTCTGTTACTCTTAATACAGCATGACCATATCCCGGAATTACTCTTTTATTATTAAGCAAATCCAGGCAGTATGTTCTTACTTCTTCGTCAGATGGTGAGTGACCGATGTCTTCTCGCATTTTAACTATGAATCGCAAACATTCCTGGTTTGCAAGTCCGTGAAGCGGTCCTGCAAGTCCGTTCAATCCGCCGCTTACAGAATAATAAACATCTGATAAAGCCGACCCGATTGTCTGTGTTGAGAACGCGCTAACGTTTCCGCTCTCATGATCTGAGTGCAAAACCATATATAATCTCATAAGGTCCTTGAATGAACCGTCTTTGTCGTCAATGCCAAGCATGTGAGCGTAATTCGCTGCCCAGTCGAGTGAATGGTCAGGCTCAATTCTCGCGCCCTTGTTAAATTTTTTTCTATAGATGTAAGCAGCTATTGCCGGCATGCGTGCAATCAGGTTCAAACAGTCTTCATACATCGGCTCCCATAATCTATCTCTGCTCAAGCCGTTATCATAAGCTTCTCTGAAGTCGGATTCGTTTTCCATTGCAAGAACTGCAGTGCTCAGCATCACCATGGGGTGTGTCTCGTCAGGTAATGTATCAATAAGTTTCCAGATATAATCAGGAACACCTGAACGTAAATCAATGTCTTTCATCAGTGCATCCAAATCTTCTTTTGAGGGAAGTTCTCCGGTTAAGAGCAAATAAAAAATTTCTTCGGGAAGTTTGCCGGTTAATTCTAAAATAGGAATTCCTCTTATGATGAGTCCCGTATCTAAGCCGACCTCTGAGGTATCACAAATCAATGCTTTTACTCCGCGCATTCCGCCGTAAAGCTGGTCAATCGTAACGTCACCAATTACTTTGGTGTTGTAATTTTTTACGATTGATTTCGCTTCTTCTCTC
Protein-coding regions in this window:
- a CDS encoding MFS transporter; this translates as MKNKKDVFVWSLFDFANSTYATIIVAFVFAVFFKSVIANDEPIGDLYWALGINISMIISAVLNPVCGAISDLSSNKKKFLFVFTLMSVIATCMMYFTGPGTILFAIILFIVSNIGFQTGMTFYDAFIPEITTPEYYNKLSGIGYAVGYLGSLISVFLVFPLKDNPNLLFAVTGMLFLLFSLPLFLFLKEKKNVLPPADVSYIKYGFTKVKNSLLHIGNLPNLKNFLISFFFYIDSVNTIIFFAGIFASTTLGFTITQLAIFFILVQITALIGSLVFAKLGDKIGELKSLNINIIFWLIIILAIFIFVNKDSYVDLFGQQVHLFYIIGSFAGFFLGSTQSLSRAVMSRLTPYESKAEYFGFYALLDKTSTLLGPLLFGLVSAISGDQKLAVLSLIVLFVIGIVFLNRVKLQTN
- the obgE gene encoding GTPase ObgE, translating into MFLDYVKIHIKSGDGGNGCVSFRREKFVPKGGPNGGDGGKGGDIIFKADSNLSTLIDLRYSRHYKAPRGTHGQGGDKTGKDGKDEIIKVPPGSIIKNFETGKILGEVLNDGDEIVILKGGQGGLGNTHFKTSTNRAPRMAQPGQKGEELDIVVELKLIADVGLVGFPNAGKSTLISKISAAKPKIADYPFTTLIPNLGIVKYKEYETFVVADIPGIIEGASEGKGLGLQFLRHIERTSILVFLLDSTKVDNEDSDLLEDYKTLTDELKNYGADLMDKPRIICFTKADAISEETKKRIAKLKIKETKLLISSVTGENLDKLKNTIWKKLKELKKDE
- the surE gene encoding 5'/3'-nucleotidase SurE — its product is MNKRTFKKTEKKKTNKKPLVVISNDDGIESDGIQALWKALRKFAEVYVVAPHTQQSAVGHSITIANPIRVRKNLIDKNYYGYAVEGTPADSVKFAVRNLLKGRKIDLLVSGINHGSNTAINIIYSGTVSAATEGTILGIPSIAISLASFTYNKFDLAASFAAMLGKHVLKTGLPKGTLLNVNIPPVPKSKVRGILFTRQGQSVWDDWYDMRFDPNKREYYWLTGRMSSRDKDIELDQKAVEKNYISITPIHYNLTDHKTLEEIKSWNLKF
- a CDS encoding citrate (Si)-synthase; the encoded protein is MRLKEKLASQIPALREEAKSIVKNYNTKVIGDVTIDQLYGGMRGVKALICDTSEVGLDTGLIIRGIPILELTGKLPEEIFYLLLTGELPSKEDLDALMKDIDLRSGVPDYIWKLIDTLPDETHPMVMLSTAVLAMENESDFREAYDNGLSRDRLWEPMYEDCLNLIARMPAIAAYIYRKKFNKGARIEPDHSLDWAANYAHMLGIDDKDGSFKDLMRLYMVLHSDHESGNVSAFSTQTIGSALSDVYYSVSGGLNGLAGPLHGLANQECLRFIVKMREDIGHSPSDEEVRTYCLDLLNNKRVIPGYGHAVLRVTDPRFTAFLDFGKKCMPDDEIFKIVEQLFDIVPKILIEQGKAKDPWPNVDAASGSLLHHYGLKEYTYYTVLFSVSRALGLCAQLIMARAMNAPLIRPKSVTTNWVKGQL